A portion of the Cryptomeria japonica chromosome 5, Sugi_1.0, whole genome shotgun sequence genome contains these proteins:
- the LOC131044002 gene encoding 36.4 kDa proline-rich protein-like, producing MKMRNGAVLLVMVIVCFASIMAPAVEAKCPPPPPHKRKSPPPPPPKTSSSPPPPPPTTTSSPPPPPGSSSGGSCPLNALKLGACVDVLGGLVNATIGDPAVNTCCPVLQGVLEIEAALCLCTTIRLKLLNLNIILPIALELFVQCGLTPPPGFTCPPLS from the coding sequence ATGAAAATGAGAAACGGTGCAGTATTGCTTGTGATGGTTATTGTTTGCTTTGCAAGCATCATGGCTCCTGCAGTGGAAGCTAAgtgtcctcctcctccacctcacaAAAGAAAATCTCCTCCCCCGCCACCTCCCAAAACTTcttcatctcctcctcctcctcctcctacaaCAACTTCTTCTCCTCCGCCGCCACCGGGTTCATCAAGTGGGGGAAGTTGTCCACTAAATGCATTGAAATTAGGAGCGTGTGTGGATGTGCTGGGAGGGCTGGTAAATGCTACCATTGGAGATCCCGCTGTGAACACGTGCTGCCCTGTTCTGCAAGGCGTTTTGGAAATAGAGGCAGCACTGTGTCTGTGTACAACTATTCGGCTTAAGCTTCTGAACCTGAACATCATCCTTCCCATCGCTCTTGAGCTCTTCGTTCAATGTGGACTCACCCCTCCACCTGGATTTACTTGCCCACCTCTTAGTTAA
- the LOC131044007 gene encoding 36.4 kDa proline-rich protein-like: MRNSAALALMVMICIAHSMGPVMGSRCPPPPKTKSPPPPPPPGSSSGGNCPLNAVKLGACVDVLGGLVNATIGDPAVNKCCPVLQGVLEIEAALCLCTTIRAKVLNLNIILPIALELFVQCGLTPPPGFKCPPLS; encoded by the coding sequence ATGAGAAACTCTGCAGCATTAGCTCTGATGGTTATGATTTGCATTGCACACAGCATGGGTCCTGTAATGGGATCAAGGTGTCCTCCACCTCCCAAAACAAAAAGTCCTCCTCCTCCACCGCCTCCTGGTTCATCAAGTGGAGGGAATTGTCCTTTAAATGCAGTGAAATTAGGAGCGTGTGTAGACGTGCTGGGAGGGCTGGTAAATGCCACCATTGGAGATCCCGCTGTGAACAAGTGCTGCCCTGTTCTGCAAGGCGTTCTGGAAATTGAGGCAGCACTTTGTCTGTGTACAACAATTCGGGCTAAGGTTCTGAACCTCAACATCATCCTTCCTATTGCTCTTGAGCTTTTTGTTCAATGTGGCCTCACCCCTCCTCCTGGATTCAAATGCCCACCTCTTAGTTAA